In Bacteroidia bacterium, one genomic interval encodes:
- a CDS encoding porin family protein, whose protein sequence is MKYFIHTLALFLIVSVPAFSQVNLGAKGGLNLSNLSLNDFSQNMRPGFHAGLYFNIPVYGSGSIQPEVMYSMKGARFTSEGKNINARLDYLDIPLLVIFDVSPRLDFHFGPQFSYLAHVNYRCEDRETSETWELNDQSNFSSVDIGLALGFEYNFNTFNLGLRYSSGFNSIENDDMAVINGNEMIRTGANNSVLQLYLAVPINE, encoded by the coding sequence ATGAAATACTTCATCCACACACTCGCCCTGTTCCTTATTGTATCGGTCCCTGCTTTTTCCCAGGTAAATCTTGGTGCTAAAGGCGGATTAAATTTATCGAACCTCTCCCTGAATGATTTTTCGCAAAACATGAGGCCCGGATTCCATGCAGGATTGTACTTCAATATTCCCGTATACGGTAGCGGGTCAATCCAGCCGGAAGTGATGTATTCAATGAAAGGAGCGAGATTTACCTCAGAGGGCAAGAATATTAACGCCCGGCTCGATTATCTCGATATTCCGCTATTGGTAATATTCGATGTGAGTCCCCGGCTCGATTTCCATTTTGGGCCGCAGTTCTCTTACCTGGCGCATGTTAATTACCGGTGCGAGGACAGAGAAACTTCTGAGACCTGGGAGTTGAATGACCAAAGCAATTTCAGCAGTGTGGATATCGGTCTTGCATTAGGATTTGAATATAATTTCAATACTTTCAATTTAGGCCTTCGCTACAGCAGTGGGTTTAATTCTATTGAAAATGATGATATGGCGGTTATAAATGGAAATGAAATGATTCGCACCGGTGCGAATAACTCGGTCCTGCAGCTTTACCTGGCAGTGCCTATTAATGAATAG
- a CDS encoding glycosyltransferase, which produces MKLLYYTQYDILRPRTNQIGDMRICEGFAENGVDVELIVPYVYRKDNVKKEEVFDMYGVKTKFKITYLNTNFKDIVAGAKHFAIINMLNSRHFMKALAAGRNSDECVMVMSRNSSLLIPHLLIRKLYPKRARKFTIIHWAHEIKMIGRFTWVYRNADAIIGTNSTITEHLEKYLDLDPARMEVSLNPITEHQLKTRVSKAVARKHIGYTGKKPLVVYTGKLFKTQREAHFILDAAARLPQYQFLLTGGKPDVVAYYEKWCRERKVENVTLTGYIVDYTEVIYYQTAADALISYYTKDDHFVEYNFPNKVCEYMLAGNPIITPEYPATRDVLNEQNAIFVNPEDLESLISGIQKAIENKEEGERIGKKGLEDVKEITFKKRALVMKNFMQRIGNC; this is translated from the coding sequence ATGAAATTACTTTACTACACGCAATACGACATTTTACGCCCCCGCACCAATCAGATCGGGGATATGCGAATTTGTGAAGGATTTGCAGAAAATGGCGTAGACGTAGAACTGATCGTCCCCTATGTTTACCGGAAAGACAATGTGAAAAAGGAAGAGGTATTTGATATGTATGGCGTAAAAACCAAATTCAAGATCACTTATCTCAATACCAATTTTAAGGATATTGTGGCAGGAGCAAAGCATTTTGCAATTATCAATATGCTGAACTCCCGGCATTTTATGAAAGCACTGGCAGCCGGCCGCAACAGTGATGAATGCGTGATGGTAATGTCCAGGAATTCTTCGTTGCTCATTCCGCACTTGCTCATCCGGAAACTGTATCCTAAGCGGGCCCGGAAGTTTACCATAATTCATTGGGCACATGAAATAAAGATGATAGGCCGGTTTACCTGGGTATACCGGAATGCAGATGCAATAATCGGCACCAACTCTACCATCACCGAGCACCTGGAGAAATACCTTGATCTTGACCCTGCCCGGATGGAAGTTTCCCTGAATCCAATTACTGAGCACCAGTTGAAAACAAGAGTATCCAAAGCAGTGGCGCGCAAACATATTGGATACACCGGTAAAAAACCGCTGGTGGTGTATACCGGCAAGCTCTTTAAAACACAGCGGGAAGCACATTTTATCCTTGATGCCGCTGCAAGGCTTCCGCAATACCAGTTCCTACTGACGGGGGGCAAGCCGGATGTGGTAGCGTATTACGAAAAGTGGTGCAGGGAAAGAAAGGTGGAGAACGTTACTTTAACGGGCTACATCGTAGACTATACTGAAGTCATTTATTACCAGACCGCTGCCGATGCATTGATTTCATATTACACTAAAGACGACCATTTTGTGGAATATAATTTTCCCAATAAAGTATGCGAATACATGCTCGCAGGCAATCCTATTATCACTCCCGAATATCCTGCAACCAGGGACGTTCTGAACGAGCAGAATGCGATATTCGTAAATCCTGAAGACCTGGAATCATTGATCTCCGGAATTCAAAAGGCGATTGAGAATAAGGAAGAAGGAGAGAGAATTGGAAAAAAAGGATTGGAAGATGTGAAAGAGATCACCTTTAAAAAGCGGGCATTGGTGATGAAGAACTTTATGCAGCGCATTGGCAACTGTTAA
- a CDS encoding response regulator: MNISIRAKLAILILVLLIPVIFIGVNKIYEEYNFRIKLRAVQEHVNETKIIARFIHELEQERALSLVYLAAATHSNLKALHAQREQTDIVFQKIWTNEAISQDNILYTVQDKLLMSRDQIDKHSISNTEAEKDFIEMATLLIENAINKANLSSIHDLQVRDDIKTHFHLVEGKDEFGKLRISILRFADLNDTLFFDPLKFAQRKGAFNTYMKEFERTAPAEVLNVYESLTQLPEYTSVLNLTDSIYAEEFLSMNMGIQQVYPQLEEAMSLLRQAEEFSMNHLIDRVKNQIAETDRLLWLVSVMILLLLAAAIFLSWTIFSTISISVKRLKKGARKVAVGDNNTNITVASGDELGELAAIFNDLVRNNQILAERADQIGEGNYELPVPVRSEKDELGNALDKMRLNLKELSEKDRKRHYILEGIISLNETLQTFQNLDDISQPALNVLCEYSNARVGGLYLTNGQDDEHLTLKGTYAINREKVEAPEIDTRTGLVAQSLQKQEAILIEDAPPDYIKVTSGLGSAPLKHLMILPLLHETAVVGAIEVGSINGFTAAEQEFLRQAAEKISVAFYTLSANQRLQTLLGKTQQQTEELRTQEEELRQTNKELRQKAEMLQQSEEVLRTQQEELRQTNEELEGQTQRLRASEEEMKTQQEELQEKNTQLEEKTQQLEEQNEEMQRKNRELENARKDIDRKARELEVTGKYKSEFLANMSHELRTPLNSILILARLLTDNKNNSLSEKQVEFAQMIHQSGNDLLRLINEILDISKIEAGKVELNPEDINLRELDITQGLEQVAQQRKIDLSIERDENLPPSVFSDKHRLLQVLRNLISNALKFTHEGGKVKVQISKAQEETYRSRHLNEAKAVIAFSVSDTGIGIPENKREAIFQAFQQAESSISRNYGGTGLGLSISREITTLLGGQIDLESEVGKGSTFTLMIPDRIPDEIIQDLTEKETSNTEEAAAAAQPENAPLPVPAYESAPTKQIEAPTVKNNPVFNFKDSRGNIQPDDPVILILENDPQFAQVLHEFAIGRSFKTLVSNQGDEGLRLAKQYKPEAIILDLNLAEVDGYTVLNRLKSNPALVNIPVQVLSGQDKEELIMGMGADGYARKPVATHQLEQLFKNLSENLNEEIKSILIIEDNEVHNKAIEELICRHGSRCLSALSGEEALDVLAKEKIDCVVLDLNLPDISGFDLLERIKKKDQFKNLPCIVYSGRNLTREEEKRLKKHSGAIVLKTAFSYDRLLDEVNLFLHHIGADLPQEKTEKLKPYIPEKALTNKKVVLADDDIRNVYALHNVLEEEGMIVFTAENGKEAIDLLHREMDIDIVLMDIMMPVMDGYEAMRKIREQEEFARLPIIALTAKAMRGDREKCIEAGASDYLAKPVDKEKLIGLMRVLLYQ; this comes from the coding sequence ATGAATATTTCAATAAGAGCAAAACTGGCAATCCTCATCCTGGTCCTCTTAATACCGGTTATTTTTATTGGTGTAAATAAAATTTATGAAGAATATAATTTTAGAATAAAGCTTCGGGCCGTACAGGAGCACGTAAATGAAACCAAAATCATAGCACGCTTTATCCATGAACTTGAACAAGAACGTGCCCTCTCCCTGGTATACCTGGCAGCCGCAACCCATAGCAATCTGAAAGCACTGCATGCTCAGCGCGAACAAACAGATATAGTCTTCCAAAAGATATGGACAAATGAAGCTATAAGCCAAGACAATATCCTATACACAGTGCAGGATAAACTGCTAATGTCCCGCGATCAAATTGATAAACATTCCATCTCAAATACAGAAGCAGAAAAGGATTTTATTGAAATGGCAACCCTGCTTATTGAGAACGCAATAAATAAAGCAAACCTATCTTCCATCCATGATCTACAAGTCCGAGATGATATTAAAACCCATTTCCATCTGGTGGAAGGGAAAGATGAGTTCGGCAAGTTGCGCATTTCGATCCTTCGTTTTGCCGACTTAAATGACACGCTGTTTTTCGACCCTCTGAAATTTGCTCAGCGCAAAGGTGCATTCAACACCTACATGAAGGAATTTGAGCGCACGGCACCGGCTGAAGTGTTGAATGTTTATGAATCGCTCACACAATTGCCGGAATATACTTCTGTATTAAATCTTACTGATTCCATTTATGCAGAAGAATTTCTCTCCATGAATATGGGCATTCAGCAGGTATATCCCCAATTGGAGGAAGCTATGAGCCTTTTAAGGCAGGCTGAGGAGTTTTCGATGAACCATCTCATTGACCGGGTTAAAAACCAGATCGCTGAAACTGACCGGCTATTGTGGTTAGTTTCCGTGATGATCCTGCTTTTATTGGCCGCTGCCATATTTCTGAGCTGGACCATCTTCAGCACCATCAGTATTTCGGTAAAACGGCTTAAAAAGGGTGCCCGCAAAGTAGCTGTCGGGGATAATAACACAAACATCACAGTCGCATCAGGAGATGAATTAGGAGAACTGGCCGCGATTTTCAATGACCTTGTGCGCAATAACCAGATCCTTGCGGAGCGCGCTGACCAGATCGGTGAAGGAAACTATGAACTACCGGTTCCCGTACGCAGCGAAAAGGATGAGCTTGGGAATGCCCTGGATAAAATGCGGCTGAACCTGAAAGAACTTTCTGAGAAAGACCGCAAACGACATTATATCCTCGAAGGCATCATTTCTCTCAATGAAACTTTACAGACCTTTCAAAATCTTGATGACATATCTCAGCCCGCCCTGAATGTGCTTTGCGAATATTCCAATGCCCGCGTGGGTGGCCTCTACCTCACCAATGGACAGGATGATGAACACCTGACGCTAAAAGGAACTTACGCCATAAACCGTGAAAAGGTGGAAGCACCGGAAATTGATACCAGAACCGGGCTGGTGGCGCAGTCACTACAAAAACAGGAAGCCATATTGATTGAGGATGCTCCCCCTGACTACATTAAAGTAACCTCCGGCCTGGGCAGCGCTCCGCTGAAACACCTGATGATATTGCCGCTGCTTCATGAAACGGCTGTGGTTGGCGCCATTGAAGTAGGCTCTATCAATGGCTTCACCGCTGCGGAACAGGAATTCCTGCGGCAGGCGGCTGAGAAAATTTCCGTGGCATTTTATACGCTGAGTGCAAACCAGCGCCTGCAAACACTCCTGGGAAAAACTCAGCAACAGACAGAGGAACTGCGTACACAAGAGGAAGAATTGCGGCAAACCAATAAGGAATTGCGCCAGAAGGCCGAAATGCTACAACAATCAGAAGAAGTGCTGAGAACACAACAGGAAGAACTGCGGCAAACCAACGAAGAGTTGGAAGGACAAACACAGCGTCTCCGCGCATCAGAAGAAGAAATGAAAACCCAGCAGGAGGAACTGCAGGAAAAAAATACGCAGCTTGAGGAAAAAACGCAGCAGCTTGAAGAGCAGAATGAGGAGATGCAACGCAAAAATCGCGAGCTGGAAAATGCAAGAAAAGATATTGACAGGAAAGCACGCGAACTCGAAGTAACCGGAAAGTATAAATCAGAATTCCTTGCGAACATGAGCCATGAACTTCGTACGCCCCTCAACAGCATCCTCATCCTGGCGCGCCTCCTCACCGATAACAAGAACAACTCGCTCTCAGAGAAACAGGTGGAATTTGCACAGATGATCCATCAGTCCGGCAATGACCTGCTCAGGCTCATCAATGAAATACTTGATATTTCTAAAATAGAAGCAGGTAAAGTGGAATTAAATCCTGAAGATATTAACCTCCGCGAACTGGACATTACGCAGGGACTGGAACAGGTTGCACAGCAAAGAAAGATTGACCTCAGCATAGAAAGGGATGAAAATCTGCCTCCATCCGTTTTTTCTGATAAACATCGGCTGTTGCAGGTTTTGCGCAATTTGATTAGCAATGCTCTGAAGTTTACCCATGAAGGCGGAAAGGTTAAAGTGCAGATCAGCAAGGCACAAGAGGAAACTTACCGAAGCAGGCATTTGAATGAGGCAAAAGCCGTCATCGCTTTTTCGGTATCTGATACCGGGATCGGGATACCTGAAAACAAACGGGAGGCTATATTCCAGGCATTTCAGCAAGCCGAATCTTCCATCAGCCGAAATTATGGCGGAACCGGCCTGGGGCTCTCCATCAGCCGCGAAATCACTACTTTGCTGGGCGGCCAAATAGACCTTGAAAGCGAAGTGGGAAAAGGAAGCACTTTTACGCTGATGATCCCGGACCGGATCCCGGATGAAATTATTCAGGATCTGACAGAAAAAGAGACATCAAATACTGAAGAGGCAGCAGCAGCCGCGCAGCCAGAAAACGCTCCGCTTCCCGTCCCGGCTTATGAAAGCGCTCCGACAAAACAAATTGAAGCACCAACAGTAAAAAACAATCCCGTTTTTAATTTTAAAGACAGCAGGGGAAACATTCAGCCGGATGACCCTGTAATCCTGATTTTGGAAAACGATCCTCAGTTTGCGCAAGTGCTCCATGAATTTGCGATAGGGCGAAGTTTTAAAACCCTGGTCTCAAACCAGGGAGATGAAGGTCTCCGGCTGGCTAAACAATACAAGCCGGAAGCGATCATTCTGGATCTGAACCTTGCCGAAGTGGACGGCTACACGGTACTGAATCGTCTGAAGTCGAATCCCGCACTTGTGAATATTCCTGTACAGGTTTTATCCGGCCAGGACAAGGAGGAGTTAATTATGGGCATGGGAGCCGATGGATATGCAAGGAAACCGGTTGCGACCCATCAGCTTGAGCAACTCTTTAAAAACCTTAGTGAAAATCTAAATGAAGAAATTAAAAGTATATTGATAATAGAGGATAACGAAGTGCATAACAAAGCCATTGAAGAACTGATTTGCAGGCACGGCAGCCGGTGTTTGTCAGCGCTGAGTGGTGAGGAAGCGCTGGACGTGCTTGCGAAAGAGAAAATAGATTGCGTGGTGCTGGATCTTAATTTACCTGACATTAGCGGCTTCGACCTTCTGGAGCGAATTAAAAAGAAAGATCAGTTTAAGAACCTGCCATGTATCGTTTACTCAGGCAGAAATCTGACGCGTGAAGAGGAAAAGCGATTGAAAAAGCATTCAGGCGCCATCGTTTTAAAAACCGCCTTTTCTTACGACCGCCTCCTTGATGAGGTAAATCTGTTCCTCCACCATATAGGAGCAGATTTGCCACAGGAAAAAACAGAAAAGCTGAAGCCATATATTCCTGAGAAAGCCCTGACCAATAAAAAAGTGGTGCTGGCTGATGATGACATCCGGAATGTATACGCGCTTCACAACGTGTTGGAAGAAGAAGGAATGATCGTTTTTACCGCAGAGAATGGGAAAGAAGCGATTGACCTTCTGCACCGCGAAATGGACATTGACATTGTTCTGATGGACATTATGATGCCGGTGATGGATGGATATGAGGCTATGCGAAAAATCAGGGAACAGGAAGAATTTGCCAGGTTGCCCATCATTGCCCTCACGGCCAAAGCCATGCGGGGTGATCGCGAAAAATGCATTGAGGCAGGAGCCTCGGATTATCTTGCCAAGCCCGTGGACAAGGAAAAACTCATAGGATTAATGCGGGTTTTGCTATATCAATAG
- a CDS encoding sulfotransferase domain-containing protein encodes MRYYCCGMIRSGSTWQYNIVGELLESRNRGMRSGFTGVGKLAELIDSGDEVIVKMHEALPAATEDVMAGTGKAIYSHRDLRDVAASLMVRNQKRLDWVIENGHLEKAWNNYRKWTSIPGILIQDYELIIMHPHRAITEISQFLHLDVMEEEVKRLALKYSLKNQKEELEKLKGNVVTFNLLRSIRTKVGSLLHSTIGKETTKKITPFFGRVGTEKIHEKTLLHSDHIHKGEIGSWEEVLTPREKEVIAGYLTDLRAVNSPE; translated from the coding sequence ATGAGATATTACTGTTGTGGCATGATCAGGTCGGGCTCTACCTGGCAATATAATATCGTGGGAGAGTTGCTGGAATCCAGAAATCGGGGAATGCGTTCAGGATTTACCGGTGTCGGAAAGCTGGCGGAGCTAATTGATTCAGGGGACGAGGTGATCGTAAAAATGCACGAAGCGCTGCCGGCTGCAACTGAAGACGTAATGGCTGGCACCGGCAAAGCCATTTACAGCCATCGCGATTTACGGGATGTGGCAGCCTCCCTCATGGTGAGAAATCAGAAAAGGCTGGACTGGGTAATTGAGAATGGCCATCTGGAGAAGGCCTGGAACAACTACCGGAAATGGACCTCCATCCCCGGCATTCTGATCCAGGATTATGAATTGATCATTATGCATCCGCATCGCGCTATCACGGAAATTTCGCAATTTCTGCACCTGGATGTAATGGAAGAGGAAGTGAAGCGCCTAGCCCTCAAATACAGTTTGAAGAATCAGAAAGAGGAGTTGGAAAAGCTCAAAGGAAATGTGGTCACTTTTAATTTGCTCCGCTCCATTCGCACCAAAGTGGGCAGCCTGCTGCATTCCACTATTGGCAAAGAAACCACGAAGAAGATCACTCCATTCTTTGGCCGGGTAGGAACAGAAAAGATACATGAAAAAACTTTGCTCCATAGCGATCATATTCATAAGGGCGAGATAGGATCCTGGGAGGAAGTGCTCACCCCGCGTGAGAAGGAAGTGATAGCAGGATATCTGACAGACCTGAGAGCCGTGAATTCCCCGGAATGA
- a CDS encoding response regulator: protein MVKDRHEEESVKILLVDDKPKNLYALEELLAADNRTILKAGSGRLALKMALQEDVALILLDVQMPEMSGFEVAELLKGNNRTRNIPIIFVTAINKEEKYVKRGYESGAVDYLFKPIDPEITAAKVSAFIKIFRQQKVLEEQNRRMEKLSMLVQNSADIMCILNSDDLTIEEVNPCWKNYLGYSTEEVKGTNFLIYLVQEKAPEIRDLLNPASADNKITLNYDAEMVGKDGSHKCINWNSRYKDGQWYSNGRDVAEQREVQKHREELVEHLQRANAQLDRYAHTIAHDLKTPLRGINSLTHWLAHDYRDKFDEEGQAKLDLIISRTTYLYKLLDDILLYSTLDKANLEDAELQDLNDIIQEEIKAMKIPGHIEVKLENKLPSINMLQKHVRLIFHHLIANSVKFMDKRKGIIRIAYRITENQPAISITDNGTGIEQKYFTKIFALFQTLSNDNEDISTGVGLPVVKKVLELYGADIRVDSKVGEFTTFTLSFPKERVEDQ from the coding sequence ATGGTGAAGGATAGACACGAAGAGGAAAGTGTAAAAATACTTTTGGTAGATGATAAGCCTAAGAATTTATATGCACTTGAAGAATTGCTTGCAGCCGATAACAGAACTATTCTCAAAGCGGGATCGGGCCGGCTGGCGCTGAAGATGGCGCTGCAGGAAGATGTTGCCCTCATCCTGCTGGACGTGCAGATGCCCGAAATGAGCGGCTTTGAGGTGGCTGAACTGCTCAAGGGTAATAACCGTACGCGCAATATTCCCATCATCTTCGTCACTGCCATTAATAAAGAAGAGAAGTATGTGAAGCGCGGCTATGAATCAGGCGCGGTAGATTATCTCTTCAAACCTATAGACCCGGAGATCACAGCCGCTAAAGTTTCTGCTTTCATCAAGATCTTCCGGCAGCAAAAGGTACTGGAAGAGCAGAATAGGAGGATGGAAAAGCTTTCTATGCTGGTTCAAAATTCTGCAGATATAATGTGCATTCTGAACAGTGATGACCTCACCATTGAGGAAGTGAACCCTTGCTGGAAAAACTATTTAGGGTATAGTACGGAAGAAGTGAAAGGCACCAATTTCCTCATTTACCTCGTGCAGGAAAAAGCCCCCGAAATCCGGGACCTGTTGAATCCCGCAAGTGCCGACAACAAAATAACATTGAACTACGATGCCGAAATGGTGGGAAAGGACGGCTCCCATAAATGCATCAACTGGAATTCGCGCTACAAGGACGGGCAGTGGTACAGCAATGGCCGGGACGTTGCAGAGCAGAGAGAAGTTCAGAAACACCGCGAAGAACTGGTGGAGCACCTGCAGCGAGCCAATGCCCAACTTGACCGGTACGCCCATACCATTGCTCACGACCTGAAAACACCCCTGCGCGGCATCAATTCGCTCACGCACTGGCTTGCCCATGATTACCGGGATAAATTTGATGAAGAGGGACAGGCCAAACTGGATCTCATCATCAGCCGCACCACGTATTTATATAAACTCCTTGATGATATCCTGCTTTATTCCACACTGGACAAGGCCAATCTTGAAGATGCTGAATTGCAGGATCTGAATGACATTATTCAGGAGGAAATAAAAGCAATGAAAATTCCCGGGCATATTGAGGTAAAACTGGAAAACAAGCTGCCTAGTATCAATATGCTGCAAAAGCACGTAAGGCTCATTTTCCACCATCTCATCGCGAATTCAGTGAAGTTCATGGATAAAAGGAAAGGCATCATCCGCATCGCGTACAGAATAACAGAAAACCAGCCTGCAATTAGCATTACTGACAACGGGACAGGGATTGAGCAGAAATATTTCACCAAGATCTTTGCATTATTTCAAACATTGAGTAATGATAACGAGGATATCTCAACGGGCGTTGGCCTTCCGGTCGTAAAAAAAGTTTTGGAACTATATGGCGCAGATATACGGGTTGACAGCAAAGTAGGCGAGTTCACCACATTTACCCTCAGCTTTCCGAAAGAGCGGGTAGAAGACCAATAA
- a CDS encoding CheR family methyltransferase, which produces METPALMLLNDDKIDHLLQEVITHYGYDFWDYSRASLSRRIRRFMVQKQISTIGELEKRLLENEFFFELFVEELTVNVTEMYRDPTFYQAVKKIVIPKLATYPSLKIWHAGCSTGEEVYSLAILLHEANLLERTVIYGTDINQKSLEQGRSGIFPLRYMDEYNQNYKESGGESDLKDYYKGQYSGALFHRFLRDKIIFSAHNLVSDQSFNEFNFIICRNVLIYFNKKLQNRVMKLFLNSLPVYGLLGLGSKESLTLSAYFQNFEPVVQEERIFRRIL; this is translated from the coding sequence TTGGAAACTCCTGCACTCATGCTATTGAATGATGATAAAATTGATCACCTGCTTCAGGAAGTTATAACCCACTATGGTTATGACTTCTGGGACTATTCGCGGGCTTCTCTTTCCAGGCGCATCCGGAGGTTTATGGTGCAAAAACAGATCAGCACGATTGGGGAATTGGAAAAGCGGCTGCTCGAAAACGAGTTCTTCTTTGAGCTATTTGTGGAAGAACTGACGGTAAACGTTACAGAGATGTACCGCGACCCTACATTTTATCAGGCTGTGAAAAAGATCGTCATTCCGAAACTGGCCACCTATCCATCGCTCAAAATATGGCATGCCGGCTGTTCCACAGGCGAGGAGGTTTACTCACTTGCCATCCTTCTGCATGAGGCCAACCTGCTGGAGAGAACCGTGATTTATGGCACAGACATCAATCAAAAATCACTGGAGCAGGGCCGCTCCGGCATTTTTCCGCTCCGGTACATGGATGAGTACAATCAAAATTACAAGGAATCCGGTGGGGAAAGTGATTTGAAGGACTATTATAAAGGCCAGTATTCAGGGGCATTATTCCACCGGTTCCTCCGCGATAAGATCATTTTCTCGGCCCACAATCTGGTAAGCGATCAGTCATTCAATGAATTCAACTTCATAATCTGTCGCAACGTTCTCATTTATTTCAATAAAAAACTACAGAACAGGGTGATGAAGCTATTTTTAAATAGCCTGCCCGTATACGGTTTATTGGGTTTGGGATCCAAAGAATCGCTTACCCTTTCTGCTTACTTTCAAAATTTTGAGCCGGTAGTTCAGGAGGAAAGAATTTTCAGGAGAATATTATAA
- a CDS encoding chemotaxis protein CheB: MEKIIVIGASLGGFDIFRKILGGLPADYPWPVVAVQHRTKSGRNELTELLHHETRISVKEAEDKEKPLPGTAYFAPANYHLLIGKDRHMALDISEKLNYSRPSIDALFESAAEALGQDLVAILLSGANHDGSAGLKMVQDLSGTIIVQDPAEADAPEMPLAGIAAADPDRIYTVSQILDYLLLIK, encoded by the coding sequence GTGGAGAAAATAATAGTCATAGGAGCCTCATTAGGCGGATTCGATATTTTCAGGAAAATTCTGGGGGGATTGCCTGCAGACTATCCCTGGCCGGTGGTGGCGGTGCAGCATCGCACCAAGTCGGGTCGCAATGAGCTCACTGAACTGCTACATCACGAGACCAGGATTTCAGTAAAAGAAGCTGAAGACAAAGAAAAGCCATTGCCTGGCACCGCTTATTTTGCTCCGGCCAATTATCATTTGCTCATTGGGAAAGACCGCCACATGGCTTTGGATATTTCTGAAAAGCTGAACTACAGCCGCCCCAGTATTGACGCTTTATTCGAGTCGGCAGCGGAAGCCCTGGGGCAGGATCTGGTGGCCATTCTGCTTTCAGGGGCAAATCATGATGGCAGTGCCGGACTGAAAATGGTACAAGACCTTAGCGGAACCATCATTGTACAAGACCCCGCTGAAGCTGATGCTCCCGAAATGCCCCTGGCCGGAATTGCAGCCGCAGATCCTGATCGTATTTATACCGTCAGCCAAATTTTGGATTACCTTTTATTGATTAAGTGA